A window of the Nocardia sp. NBC_01329 genome harbors these coding sequences:
- a CDS encoding NAD(P)H-dependent amine dehydrogenase family protein — MRYRVVQWATGSVGRAALECIIDHPELELVGCWVHSPDKRGRDVGELIGRPALGVTATDSLDEILALPADAVIYAPLLPHPREVAALLRSGKNVVTPVGWFYPTDEQAAPLQQACLDGGATLHGTGIDPGGVTEVFPLLLSAMSAAVTFVRGEEFSDIRTYGAPDVVRHIMRFGATPAEAAEGPMTQLLDGGFRQSVRMILDTLGFTGFPQIRTAHEIAVATAPIESPIGTIEPGQVAGQRFHWEAVADGETVVRIGVNWLMGQQHLDPPWTLGVEGERFEIEIDGDPGTFVTIRGWQPEPGDPPEAKNPGIAATAAHCVNSIPYVCAAEPGIRTSVELPMVAGRAHPRFTKGPR; from the coding sequence ATGAGGTATCGGGTCGTCCAGTGGGCCACCGGATCGGTCGGCCGGGCCGCACTGGAATGCATCATCGATCACCCCGAGCTCGAATTGGTGGGCTGCTGGGTCCATTCCCCCGACAAACGCGGACGCGACGTAGGCGAACTCATCGGCCGGCCGGCCCTCGGGGTGACGGCCACCGACAGCCTCGACGAGATCCTCGCACTCCCCGCCGACGCGGTGATCTACGCGCCGCTGCTGCCGCACCCCCGAGAAGTAGCGGCCTTGCTGCGGTCCGGGAAGAACGTGGTGACGCCGGTCGGCTGGTTCTACCCCACCGACGAGCAGGCCGCGCCGCTCCAGCAGGCCTGCCTGGACGGCGGGGCCACCCTGCACGGCACCGGAATCGACCCCGGTGGGGTCACCGAAGTGTTCCCGCTGCTGCTGTCGGCGATGTCCGCGGCTGTCACCTTCGTCCGCGGCGAAGAGTTCTCCGATATCCGGACCTACGGTGCGCCCGATGTGGTCCGCCACATCATGCGGTTCGGTGCCACACCGGCCGAGGCCGCCGAGGGGCCGATGACCCAGTTGCTCGACGGCGGGTTCCGCCAATCGGTCCGGATGATCCTGGACACTCTGGGCTTCACCGGATTCCCGCAGATCCGCACCGCACACGAGATCGCGGTCGCGACCGCGCCGATCGAATCACCCATCGGCACCATCGAACCCGGGCAGGTGGCCGGTCAACGCTTCCACTGGGAGGCGGTGGCCGACGGTGAGACCGTCGTCCGGATCGGGGTCAACTGGCTGATGGGCCAGCAGCACCTGGATCCACCCTGGACTCTCGGCGTGGAAGGTGAACGCTTCGAGATCGAGATCGACGGCGATCCGGGCACTTTCGTGACCATTCGCGGCTGGCAACCCGAGCCTGGCGATCCGCCGGAGGCCAAGAATCCGGGTATCGCCGCGACGGCGGCGCACTGCGTCAATTCCATCCCGTACGTCTGCGCGGCCGAACCCGGTATCCGGACCTCGGTCGAACTGCCGATGGTGGCCGGCCGCGCCCATCCGAGGTTCACGAAGGGTCCGCGCTAG
- a CDS encoding NDMA-dependent alcohol dehydrogenase, producing the protein MKTKGALIWEFDQPWHIEEIEIGDPRKHEVKVQLEAAGMCHSDHHLVTGGIPMMGFPVLGGHEGAGIVTEIGEGVEDLAVGDHVVLSFIPSCGKCKSCQAGLRNLCDLGALLLAGTSVTDGSFRIRARGQDVYPMALLGTFAPYLVVHESSVVKIDPSIPFEVACLVGCGVTTGYGSAVRTADIRPGEDVAVIGLGGVGISALQGAVHAGARYIFAVDPVPWKREQALKFGATHAYATIEEATAGCAEITWGGMAKKVIVTVGEVHGADVDSWMGITAKAGTCVLTAMGNLTDNKTTLNLAMLSLLQKNLQGTIFGGGNPHYDIPHLLSMYQVGKLNLDDMVTRQYRLEDINDGYQDMLAGRNIRGIIRYTDADR; encoded by the coding sequence ATGAAGACCAAAGGCGCTCTCATCTGGGAATTCGACCAGCCGTGGCATATCGAGGAGATCGAGATCGGCGATCCCCGCAAACACGAGGTGAAGGTCCAGCTGGAAGCGGCCGGGATGTGCCATTCCGACCACCACCTGGTGACCGGCGGGATCCCCATGATGGGGTTCCCGGTACTCGGCGGACACGAAGGCGCCGGCATCGTGACCGAGATCGGCGAAGGCGTGGAGGATCTCGCGGTCGGCGACCACGTCGTCCTGTCGTTCATCCCATCGTGCGGGAAATGCAAATCCTGTCAGGCGGGACTGCGCAACCTCTGCGACCTCGGCGCGCTCCTGCTCGCCGGCACCTCGGTGACCGACGGATCGTTCCGGATCCGGGCCCGCGGCCAGGATGTCTATCCGATGGCCCTGCTGGGCACCTTCGCTCCCTACCTGGTGGTGCACGAGAGCTCGGTGGTGAAGATCGACCCGTCGATCCCGTTCGAGGTCGCCTGCCTCGTCGGCTGCGGTGTCACCACCGGATACGGATCGGCCGTCCGCACCGCCGATATCCGGCCGGGCGAGGATGTCGCCGTCATCGGCCTGGGCGGGGTCGGCATCTCCGCGTTGCAGGGCGCCGTCCACGCGGGCGCCCGCTACATCTTCGCGGTCGACCCAGTGCCGTGGAAACGTGAACAGGCCCTGAAATTCGGCGCCACCCACGCCTACGCGACCATCGAGGAAGCGACGGCCGGATGCGCGGAGATCACCTGGGGCGGTATGGCCAAGAAGGTGATCGTGACCGTCGGCGAGGTCCACGGTGCGGACGTAGACAGCTGGATGGGTATCACGGCCAAAGCCGGTACCTGCGTGCTCACCGCCATGGGCAATCTGACCGACAACAAGACCACCCTGAACCTGGCCATGCTCTCGCTGTTGCAGAAGAACCTGCAGGGCACCATCTTCGGTGGCGGCAACCCGCACTACGACATCCCCCACCTGCTGTCGATGTACCAGGTCGGCAAGTTGAATCTCGACGATATGGTCACTCGGCAGTACCGGCTCGAGGACATCAACGACGGCTATCAGGACATGCTCGCCGGGCGCAATATCCGCGGCATCATCCGCTACACCGACGCGGACCGCTGA
- a CDS encoding oxygenase MpaB family protein has protein sequence MHPAVGAALGDLSNFFQGPWDRLIRSLPQIQGMIYDADNAAMVRTVWPLLPNRLRYAPRAYAGYPARPGRLTYGVRHRPGKGRTAYRTSQRVDLPCGPADPGSRPLTGEDVTWSTLAVMRS, from the coding sequence ATGCATCCGGCGGTGGGTGCCGCCCTGGGGGACCTTTCGAACTTCTTCCAGGGCCCGTGGGACCGCCTCATCCGGTCGCTCCCGCAGATCCAGGGCATGATCTACGACGCCGACAATGCGGCGATGGTGCGCACGGTCTGGCCGTTGCTGCCCAACCGGCTGCGGTATGCCCCTCGGGCCTATGCGGGGTATCCGGCGCGTCCAGGCCGGCTGACCTATGGTGTTCGACACAGGCCGGGAAAGGGCCGGACAGCGTACCGCACATCACAACGTGTCGATTTGCCTTGCGGGCCTGCTGATCCCGGCTCTAGGCCGCTGACCGGCGAAGACGTGACCTGGAGCACCCTCGCGGTAATGCGAAGTTAA